In Raphanus sativus cultivar WK10039 chromosome 5, ASM80110v3, whole genome shotgun sequence, the following proteins share a genomic window:
- the LOC108856730 gene encoding short-chain dehydrogenase RED1 gives MGSSDEMPVVLITGCSQGGIGHALAREFSANGFRVVATSRSQSTMADLEKDPKFFVQELDVQSEQSVSKVVSEVIDKFGQIDVLVNNAGVQCIGPLAEIPIQAMENTFNTNVFGSMRMTQAVVPHMASKKRGKIVNIGSISIMAPGPWAGVYTASKAALHALTDTLRLELRPFGIDVINIVPGGIQSNIADSAIASFNNLPELKLYKPFQESIRERAFLAQNIKPTPAATFAKETVSVVLKKNPPAWFSTGRLSTVMAIMHHMPIFVKDFLLTRSFMKKGAKTE, from the exons ATGGGAAGCAGCGATGAGATGCCAGTGGTTCTCATCACGGGATGCTCTCAGGGAGGAATCGGCCACGCGCTGGCTCGTGAGTTCTCGGCGAATGGTTTTCGAGTGGTGGCGACGAGTCGATCGCAGAGCACGATGGCTGATTTGGAGAAAGATCCCAAGTTCTTTGTGCAAGAGCTCGATGTTCAGTCGGAACAGAGCGTGAGTAAAGTTGTGTCGGAAGTTATAGACAAGTTTGGTCAGATCGATGTTCTGGTCAATAACGCCGGAGTTCAATGTATCGGACCACTCGCGGAGATTCCAATTCAGGCCATGGAAAACACCTTCAACACCAATGTGTTTG GTTCGATGAGGATGACTCAAGCTGTTGTACCTCACATGGCGTCTAAGAAAAGGGGAAAGATTGTGAACATAGGAAGTATTAGCATCATGGCACCTGGACCATGGGCTGGGGTTTATACTGCATCTAAAGCTGCTCTTCATGCTCTTACCGACACATTAAG GTTGGAGCTTAGGCCATTTGGGATTGATGTAATCAACATTGTCCCAGGAGGTATTCAATCAAACATAGCCGACTCAGCGATAGCGAGCTTCAACAACTTGCCTGAGCTGAAACTATACAAACCTTTCCAGGAATCTATCCGTGAAAGGGCGTTTTTGGCGCAAAACATAAAACCAACACCTGCCGCCACATTTGCGAAAGAGACGGTATCGGTAGTGTTGAAGAAAAACCCGCCGGCTTGGTTCTCTACAGGACGGCTGTCTACCGTCATGGCGATCATGCACCATATGCCCATTTTCGTCAAAGATTTTCTTCTGACGAGGAGCTTTATGAAAAAGGGAGCAAAGACTGAGTAG